The following are from one region of the Cloacibacterium normanense genome:
- a CDS encoding SRPBCC family protein: MRWYKFVIYISIFLFSVYAVSMLFVEESKSFTIEKEINYPIDKVFPQFNNLQNFTQWNEFFVSKEDYTFAYYTPYEGQGSSLNYQNKKNESDYGDFFIRYENPFSTLKYQLFEGKNVNPYSINVKFVPQGNKTKVIWFVHTPRLPFLKRSLNLLSEDFVAGNIDQSMVNLSQLLSGKVDKEILLSKIKYDTLMVEKQNGQLLLGINVSSVNKKGDLIKNIELNHNKVISLVTKDLGKKEDEFGVPVLITEPGSYKDKEVSYFYGVPVKKREGLSDNNFNFRTLNASENYYMYYKGRYENRIKVIAQLLQKAQKDSMRNGQLQETFIEAPNAKKEVTIKISLPVYR, translated from the coding sequence ATGCGTTGGTATAAATTTGTAATTTACATAAGTATCTTTTTGTTTTCGGTGTATGCCGTTTCTATGCTTTTTGTAGAAGAAAGCAAAAGTTTTACCATAGAAAAAGAAATTAATTATCCTATTGATAAGGTTTTTCCTCAGTTCAATAATTTGCAGAATTTCACGCAATGGAATGAATTTTTTGTTTCAAAAGAAGATTACACTTTCGCATATTATACACCTTATGAAGGACAAGGTTCTTCTTTGAATTATCAGAATAAGAAAAATGAATCTGATTATGGAGATTTTTTCATTCGTTATGAGAATCCTTTTTCTACGCTAAAATATCAATTGTTCGAAGGGAAAAACGTTAATCCATACAGTATTAATGTAAAATTTGTTCCACAAGGAAATAAAACCAAAGTCATTTGGTTTGTTCATACGCCTAGATTGCCATTTTTGAAACGTTCGCTTAATCTGCTTTCAGAAGATTTTGTAGCGGGAAATATAGACCAATCTATGGTAAATCTATCTCAACTCTTGAGTGGAAAAGTAGACAAAGAAATCTTACTTTCTAAAATTAAATATGATACACTCATGGTCGAAAAACAAAACGGTCAATTGCTTTTGGGAATCAATGTTTCGAGTGTGAATAAAAAAGGAGATTTAATTAAAAATATAGAACTGAATCACAATAAAGTCATCAGTTTGGTAACCAAAGATTTAGGTAAAAAGGAAGATGAATTTGGAGTTCCTGTTTTAATTACAGAGCCAGGAAGTTATAAAGACAAAGAGGTTTCTTATTTCTATGGAGTTCCCGTGAAAAAAAGAGAAGGACTTTCTGATAATAATTTCAATTTCCGCACTTTGAATGCTTCGGAAAACTATTACATGTATTACAAAGGGAGATATGAAAATAGAATAAAAGTGATTGCTCAACTCCTGCAAAAAGCTCAAAAAGACAGCATGAGAAATGGTCAGTTACAAGAAACTTTCATAGAAGCTCCGAATGCCAAAAAAGAAGTGACCATAAAAATTTCTTTGCCGGTTTATAGATAG
- a CDS encoding 2-oxoglutarate dehydrogenase E1 component, protein MDRFSFLNAAHSQFIEDLYQQYLKYPDSIEPSWKSFFQGFDFALANYSDDEVSITQLTSNVVATGNIPENIEKEFKVINLINDYKRRGHLFTKTNPVRERRTYSPDLSIENFGLSPADLQTKFNSAKEAGLNGAATLQDIINHLEKVYCDSIGVEYMHIQSVEEKKFIREWINVNENHPTLSAAEKKEILHKLNQAVAFENYLHTKFVGQKRFSLEGGESLIPALDQLISRSSLHGVDEVILGMAHRGRLNVLTNIFQKSYKQIFSEFEGKEFEEDVFSGDVKYHLGSSKKITTAAGEEVRINLVPNPSHLETVASLVGGISRAKIDHTYQGNAKKVLPIVIHGDAAIAGQGIVYEVAQMMTLEGYKTGGTVHIVVNNQVGFTTNYLDARSSIYCTDIAKVTDSPVMHVNADDVEAVVHAIRFAADYRAQFGKDVYIDLLGYRKYGHNEGDEPRFTQPSLYKSISKHPNPREIYKKKLVEEGVVSDAVMSEMEKEFKNLLDQNFDEAKEIERNTMAIFMEDDWKNYASLGKLQQVLENYNTTYDVEKLRELAVKISTLPADKKFINKISRLFEARVKMVENNALDWAMGELLAYGTLLTEGSTIRISGEDVERGTFSHRHAVVKTEDNEEEYVPLKQVSDNKFDIYNSHLSEYGVLGFDYGYAMASPNTLTIWEAQFGDFVNGAQIVIDQYLVAAEEKWKIQNGLVMLLPHGFEGQGAEHSSARLERFLNLCANGNIIVVNCTTPANYFHLLRRQQKFPFRKPLVVMTPKSLLRHPRVISTVEELANGSFQPVIDDATAQPEKVEKLVFCSGKLYYELLAKKEELNDDKVALVRIEQLYPLNPEIIQGIFDKYSNRKEFVWAQEEPENMGAWTYMLRNFRNENIQVIAPVASGTPAPGTHKKFEKNQKGVINRVFGVAEENVDLVRPITTVND, encoded by the coding sequence ATGGACAGATTTTCATTTCTAAATGCAGCACACTCTCAATTTATTGAAGATTTATATCAGCAATATTTAAAGTACCCAGATTCTATAGAACCTTCGTGGAAATCATTTTTCCAAGGTTTTGATTTTGCACTAGCAAATTATAGTGATGATGAGGTTTCTATTACCCAATTAACTTCTAATGTAGTCGCTACTGGGAATATTCCAGAAAACATTGAAAAAGAATTCAAGGTAATCAATTTAATTAATGATTACAAAAGACGTGGTCACTTGTTTACCAAGACCAATCCAGTACGTGAACGTAGAACGTATTCTCCAGATTTATCGATAGAGAATTTTGGTTTATCTCCAGCAGATTTACAGACCAAATTTAATTCTGCTAAAGAAGCTGGACTAAATGGTGCAGCTACACTTCAAGATATCATCAATCATCTAGAAAAAGTTTATTGTGATTCTATCGGGGTAGAATATATGCACATTCAGAGTGTTGAAGAGAAAAAATTCATCAGAGAATGGATTAATGTGAATGAAAATCACCCAACTCTTTCTGCAGCTGAGAAAAAAGAGATTTTACATAAACTAAATCAGGCAGTAGCTTTCGAAAACTACTTGCACACGAAATTCGTAGGTCAAAAACGTTTCTCTCTAGAAGGTGGGGAATCATTAATTCCTGCGCTTGACCAATTAATTTCTCGTTCTTCTCTTCATGGAGTAGATGAGGTAATTCTTGGGATGGCTCACAGAGGTAGATTAAATGTTTTAACCAATATTTTCCAAAAATCTTACAAGCAGATTTTCTCAGAATTTGAAGGAAAAGAATTTGAAGAAGATGTATTCTCTGGTGACGTAAAATATCACTTGGGTTCATCTAAAAAAATAACTACAGCAGCTGGTGAAGAAGTAAGAATTAACTTAGTTCCTAATCCGTCTCACTTAGAAACCGTAGCTTCTTTGGTTGGCGGAATTTCTAGAGCTAAAATAGACCACACTTACCAAGGAAATGCTAAAAAAGTCTTGCCAATTGTTATCCATGGTGATGCTGCAATCGCAGGACAAGGAATTGTGTACGAAGTAGCACAAATGATGACGCTAGAAGGTTACAAAACGGGTGGTACAGTTCACATTGTAGTGAATAACCAAGTTGGTTTTACCACCAATTATTTAGATGCTCGTTCTTCTATTTACTGTACCGATATTGCTAAAGTGACTGATTCTCCAGTAATGCATGTAAATGCAGATGATGTAGAAGCAGTAGTTCACGCTATTAGATTTGCAGCAGATTACAGAGCACAGTTTGGTAAAGATGTATACATAGATTTATTAGGGTACAGAAAATATGGTCATAATGAAGGAGATGAACCAAGATTTACCCAACCTAGTTTATATAAATCTATTTCTAAACACCCTAATCCAAGAGAAATTTACAAGAAAAAACTTGTAGAAGAAGGAGTGGTTTCAGATGCTGTAATGTCTGAAATGGAAAAAGAATTTAAAAATTTACTAGACCAAAACTTTGATGAAGCTAAGGAAATCGAAAGAAATACCATGGCGATTTTCATGGAAGATGACTGGAAAAATTATGCTTCACTAGGAAAACTTCAGCAAGTTTTAGAAAATTATAATACTACTTATGATGTAGAAAAGCTAAGAGAATTAGCCGTTAAAATTTCTACATTACCAGCAGATAAAAAATTCATCAATAAAATTTCTAGATTATTCGAAGCCAGAGTGAAAATGGTAGAAAATAATGCTCTAGATTGGGCAATGGGTGAATTATTAGCTTACGGAACACTTCTTACTGAAGGCAGCACCATTAGAATTTCTGGGGAAGACGTAGAAAGAGGTACTTTCTCTCATAGACATGCAGTGGTAAAAACAGAAGATAATGAAGAAGAATACGTTCCATTAAAACAAGTTTCTGATAACAAATTTGATATTTACAACTCTCACCTTTCTGAATACGGTGTTTTAGGTTTTGACTACGGTTATGCGATGGCCTCTCCTAATACTTTGACGATTTGGGAAGCGCAGTTCGGAGATTTTGTAAATGGTGCTCAAATTGTTATTGACCAATATTTAGTTGCAGCAGAAGAAAAATGGAAAATTCAGAACGGTTTGGTAATGCTTTTACCTCACGGTTTCGAAGGACAAGGTGCAGAACACTCTTCGGCAAGATTAGAAAGATTCCTCAACTTATGTGCAAACGGAAACATTATTGTAGTGAATTGTACTACACCTGCCAATTATTTCCACTTGTTAAGACGCCAACAAAAATTCCCGTTCAGAAAACCGTTAGTGGTAATGACGCCTAAATCATTGCTTCGTCATCCAAGAGTAATTTCTACGGTTGAAGAATTAGCAAACGGAAGTTTCCAACCGGTAATTGATGATGCTACAGCTCAACCAGAAAAAGTAGAAAAATTAGTGTTCTGCTCTGGTAAATTGTACTATGAATTATTGGCGAAGAAAGAAGAATTAAATGATGACAAAGTTGCTTTGGTAAGAATTGAACAATTATATCCATTGAATCCAGAAATTATTCAAGGTATTTTCGATAAATATTCTAACAGAAAAGAATTTGTTTGGGCACAAGAAGAGCCAGAAAATATGGGAGCTTGGACGTATATGTTGCGTAATTTCCGTAACGAAAACATTCAAGTGATCGCTCCTGTTGCAAGTGGAACTCCAGCTCCAGGAACTCATAAGAAATTTGAGAAAAACCAAAAAGGAGTTATCAATAGAGTTTTCGGAGTAGCAGAAGAAAATGTAGATTTGGTAAGACCTATTACCACGGTAAATGACTAA
- the odhB gene encoding 2-oxoglutarate dehydrogenase complex dihydrolipoyllysine-residue succinyltransferase, with translation MSILEMKVPSPGESITEVEIATWLVKDGDYVEKDQAIAEVDSDKATLELPAEQAGIISLKAEEGEVVKVGQVVCLIDMSGAKPEGAAAPVAEVPKAEEAPKVEAPKPAAAPAATYATNSPSPAAKKILDEKGIDAAAVSGTGRDGRITKEDALNATPGVPAMGVSSGNRAQTTTKLSVLRRKLAARLVSVKNETAMLTTFNEVDMSEIFRIRKQYKEEFAAKHGVGLGFMSFFTKAVTRALQMYPDVNAMIDGDYKINNEFCDISIAVSGPKGLMVPVLRNAENLTLRGVEASIKELATKVRDGKITIEEMTGGTFTITNGGVFGSMLSTPIINPPQSAILGMHNIIERPVAINGKVEIRPMMYLAVSYDHRIIDGRESVGFLVAVKEALDNPVEILMGGDERKALEL, from the coding sequence ATGTCAATACTAGAAATGAAAGTTCCTTCTCCAGGAGAATCAATCACAGAAGTAGAAATAGCAACTTGGTTGGTAAAAGACGGAGATTATGTAGAAAAAGATCAAGCAATTGCTGAAGTAGATTCAGATAAAGCTACACTAGAACTTCCAGCAGAACAAGCAGGGATTATCAGCCTAAAAGCGGAAGAAGGAGAAGTAGTAAAAGTTGGTCAAGTCGTTTGTTTAATTGATATGAGCGGAGCTAAACCAGAAGGTGCAGCTGCACCAGTTGCAGAAGTTCCAAAAGCTGAAGAAGCTCCAAAAGTAGAGGCTCCAAAACCTGCTGCTGCTCCAGCTGCTACTTATGCTACCAATTCGCCATCTCCAGCTGCTAAAAAAATTCTTGACGAAAAAGGAATTGATGCTGCTGCAGTTTCAGGAACAGGTAGAGACGGAAGAATTACCAAGGAAGATGCGCTTAATGCAACTCCTGGTGTTCCAGCAATGGGTGTTTCTTCGGGTAACAGAGCTCAAACCACTACTAAACTTTCAGTTTTAAGAAGAAAATTGGCGGCAAGATTGGTTTCTGTGAAAAACGAAACAGCAATGTTAACGACTTTCAATGAAGTTGACATGTCAGAAATTTTCAGAATCAGAAAACAATACAAAGAAGAATTCGCTGCAAAACACGGAGTAGGTCTTGGATTTATGTCTTTCTTTACAAAAGCGGTAACCAGAGCTTTACAGATGTATCCAGATGTAAACGCAATGATTGATGGAGATTATAAAATCAACAACGAATTCTGTGACATTTCTATCGCGGTTTCTGGTCCTAAAGGTTTAATGGTTCCTGTATTAAGAAATGCAGAAAACCTTACTTTAAGAGGAGTAGAAGCTAGCATTAAAGAACTAGCAACCAAAGTAAGAGACGGTAAAATTACCATCGAAGAAATGACAGGCGGTACATTTACCATTACCAATGGTGGTGTTTTCGGTTCTATGCTTTCTACACCTATTATCAATCCACCTCAATCTGCAATTTTAGGAATGCACAACATTATTGAAAGACCAGTTGCGATAAATGGCAAAGTAGAAATCAGACCAATGATGTATTTAGCAGTTTCTTATGACCACAGAATTATTGATGGTAGAGAATCTGTAGGTTTCTTAGTTGCGGTAAAAGAAGCGCTAGACAATCCAGTAGAAATTCTAATGGGTGGCGACGAAAGAAAAGCGCTAGAACTTTAA
- the apaG gene encoding Co2+/Mg2+ efflux protein ApaG codes for MYSSITQNIKVSVIPEYDVKNSFPADNRFVFRYNIVIENLGNDAVKLMKRRWLIYDVSFGFTEVMGDGVIGMTPELQPGESFSYFSNVILRSGVGNMQGNYIFKNLETLETFESDIPKFNLVSEVLCN; via the coding sequence ATGTATTCTTCAATTACTCAAAACATCAAAGTTTCTGTAATCCCAGAATATGATGTGAAAAATTCCTTTCCTGCAGACAATCGTTTTGTTTTCAGATACAATATCGTCATAGAAAATCTAGGAAATGATGCAGTAAAACTCATGAAAAGAAGATGGCTGATTTATGATGTAAGTTTTGGTTTTACAGAAGTAATGGGAGATGGCGTAATCGGTATGACTCCAGAATTACAACCAGGAGAGTCTTTCAGCTACTTTTCTAATGTAATTTTACGCTCTGGAGTAGGAAATATGCAGGGAAACTACATTTTTAAAAATTTAGAAACTTTAGAAACTTTTGAGTCTGATATTCCTAAATTTAATTTGGTTTCAGAAGTCCTTTGCAATTAG
- a CDS encoding 3'-5' exonuclease codes for MNFVALDFETATHERNSACELGICVVENSEIVETKTWLIKPPSFPYFNPHNINVHGIHPKDVAHAPTFDEIWYEIEDLLYGNLMIAHNASFDAGVLRSCLDYYGIFKPKTEYLCSIQIAKKSWKNLTSYGLKNLANCHDIQFTHHRAGADAEVCAKLSLLAFERLLITENDELSALFSKNLKVL; via the coding sequence ATGAATTTTGTTGCATTAGATTTCGAAACGGCTACTCACGAGAGAAACTCTGCGTGTGAATTGGGAATCTGCGTGGTAGAAAATTCTGAAATTGTAGAAACCAAAACTTGGCTCATTAAACCGCCGAGTTTCCCTTATTTCAATCCACACAACATCAATGTTCATGGGATTCATCCAAAAGATGTAGCTCACGCTCCTACTTTTGACGAAATTTGGTACGAAATAGAAGATTTGCTCTACGGAAATCTTATGATAGCTCACAATGCTTCTTTTGACGCAGGAGTTTTGCGCAGTTGCCTTGATTATTATGGTATTTTCAAGCCTAAAACAGAATATCTCTGCAGCATACAGATTGCCAAAAAATCTTGGAAAAATTTGACAAGCTATGGTTTAAAAAACCTCGCCAATTGTCATGATATACAATTTACGCATCACAGAGCTGGAGCTGATGCAGAAGTTTGTGCGAAGCTTTCTTTATTGGCTTTTGAAAGACTTCTGATTACCGAAAATGATGAATTATCAGCGCTTTTTAGCAAAAATTTGAAAGTTTTATAA
- a CDS encoding glycosyltransferase family 2 protein, whose protein sequence is MMPTLAIAILNWNGKKWLEKFLPNVLEYSDEATVYVIDNASTDDSVAFVEKYFPTVKIIINAKNSGFAGGYNEGLQHINEEIYCLLNSDVEVTENWITPILELFEKNPDIAAIQPKIRAFKNSKYFEFAGAAGGMIDHLGYPYCRGRVFETIEEDLGQYDDETEIFWATGCALFIRREDFWKMKGFDERFFAHQEEIDLCWRLKNAGRKIYYCGKSTVFHVGGGTLNKQSPQKTFLNFRNNLTMLLKNLPTSSLFWIIPLRLVLDGIAGIYFGMKDGFPHLIAVLKAHFGFYGMFAESLKLRSKHQIKDYYQTKWLIFKHFL, encoded by the coding sequence ATGATGCCAACCTTAGCAATTGCAATACTCAACTGGAACGGAAAAAAATGGTTAGAAAAATTCTTACCCAATGTGTTAGAATATTCTGACGAAGCTACGGTTTATGTAATAGACAACGCTTCTACAGATGATTCCGTTGCTTTTGTAGAAAAATATTTCCCAACGGTAAAAATCATCATCAATGCTAAAAACTCTGGTTTTGCAGGTGGTTACAACGAAGGTTTACAACATATAAATGAAGAAATCTATTGTTTGCTAAATTCTGATGTAGAAGTGACCGAAAATTGGATTACACCCATTCTAGAACTTTTTGAGAAAAATCCTGATATTGCTGCTATTCAACCTAAAATTAGGGCTTTTAAAAATTCTAAATATTTTGAATTTGCAGGTGCAGCTGGTGGAATGATTGATCATCTTGGTTATCCGTATTGTAGAGGAAGAGTTTTCGAAACGATAGAAGAAGATTTGGGACAATATGATGATGAAACAGAAATTTTTTGGGCAACTGGTTGTGCATTATTCATCAGAAGAGAGGATTTCTGGAAGATGAAAGGTTTTGACGAAAGATTTTTTGCCCATCAAGAAGAAATAGACTTATGTTGGCGTCTCAAAAATGCGGGAAGAAAAATTTATTATTGCGGAAAATCTACCGTTTTTCATGTTGGTGGTGGAACACTTAACAAGCAATCTCCACAAAAAACGTTTCTTAATTTTAGAAACAATTTGACCATGCTTCTTAAAAATTTGCCTACTTCTAGTCTTTTTTGGATTATTCCATTAAGATTGGTTTTAGACGGAATTGCAGGAATTTATTTCGGAATGAAAGATGGATTTCCTCACTTAATTGCGGTACTTAAAGCACATTTTGGTTTTTATGGAATGTTTGCCGAAAGTCTAAAATTAAGAAGCAAACATCAAATTAAAGACTATTACCAAACTAAATGGTTGATTTTTAAGCATTTTTTATAA
- a CDS encoding lysophospholipid acyltransferase family protein — protein MVNQILFQIVLLFSKLPLKILYVLSDFIFFILYYIAGYRKKVVFENIKNSFPEKSDEEIKKISKKFYHNFSDYIVETLKAFTISDESLHQRVQHINLEVFSESQKKQKNVMMLSGHVFNWEWFNSLATIIPQEKCFPIYRKMQNPFWEEKIRKIRSRYGNEALEADDVMKHILRNPNDGNSAYMFVADQTPHISMVNFGLKFLNQKTPAFIGYDRLSSRMNVTFVYCEMEKVKRGHYKVTYHEILPDNDKFEPYEVVKKFHKNLEKTINKNPDNWLWSHKRWKYKDAIKHYDE, from the coding sequence ATTGTGAACCAAATATTATTCCAAATAGTTTTACTTTTTTCTAAACTACCTTTAAAAATCTTATATGTTTTGTCAGATTTTATATTCTTTATCCTATATTACATTGCAGGATACAGAAAAAAAGTAGTCTTTGAAAATATAAAAAATTCTTTCCCAGAAAAATCTGACGAAGAAATAAAGAAAATCTCGAAAAAATTCTATCATAATTTTTCAGATTATATTGTAGAAACCCTCAAAGCTTTTACAATTTCTGATGAATCTTTACACCAAAGAGTTCAACATATAAACTTAGAAGTTTTTTCTGAATCTCAAAAAAAACAAAAAAATGTGATGATGCTTTCTGGTCATGTTTTCAATTGGGAATGGTTTAATTCTTTGGCAACAATTATTCCTCAAGAAAAATGCTTCCCTATTTACAGAAAAATGCAAAATCCTTTTTGGGAAGAAAAAATTAGAAAAATTAGAAGCAGATATGGTAATGAAGCTCTAGAAGCGGATGATGTAATGAAACATATTCTTAGAAATCCTAACGACGGAAATTCTGCCTACATGTTTGTAGCAGACCAAACGCCACATATTTCTATGGTAAATTTCGGATTGAAATTTCTAAATCAAAAAACACCTGCTTTTATCGGCTACGACAGACTTTCTAGCAGAATGAATGTAACTTTTGTCTATTGCGAAATGGAAAAAGTAAAAAGAGGACATTACAAGGTTACTTATCACGAAATTTTACCAGACAACGATAAATTTGAACCATACGAAGTGGTGAAAAAATTTCATAAAAATTTAGAAAAAACCATCAATAAAAATCCTGATAACTGGCTTTGGAGCCACAAAAGATGGAAGTACAAAGATGCTATAAAACATTATGACGAATAA
- a CDS encoding thioredoxin family protein: protein MKRIVMNLAFVGLLLPAFSLAQTTAEAEAAKIEAKKKAEEEKAALPKPYNETENAEAKIAELVKKAKKENKNIMLQAGGNWCIWCLRFNNFVQTTPELKNLVDENYIYYHLNYSPKNKNEKIFAQYGNPGEKYGYPVFIVLDKTGKMIHTQDSAVLEEGKSYSLDKVKAFFEAWKPKK, encoded by the coding sequence ATGAAAAGAATTGTGATGAATTTAGCTTTTGTAGGATTGCTTTTGCCGGCATTTTCTTTGGCACAAACTACTGCTGAAGCAGAAGCTGCAAAAATTGAAGCTAAAAAGAAAGCGGAAGAAGAAAAAGCTGCGTTGCCAAAACCTTACAACGAAACCGAAAATGCAGAAGCTAAAATTGCAGAATTGGTAAAAAAAGCCAAAAAAGAGAATAAAAACATCATGCTACAAGCAGGAGGAAACTGGTGTATTTGGTGTTTGAGATTTAATAATTTCGTGCAAACTACCCCAGAATTAAAGAATCTGGTAGACGAAAACTACATTTATTATCACCTCAATTATTCTCCGAAAAATAAAAACGAGAAGATTTTTGCACAATACGGAAATCCAGGTGAGAAATATGGCTATCCTGTTTTTATTGTTTTGGATAAAACGGGTAAAATGATTCACACGCAAGATTCTGCGGTTTTGGAAGAAGGAAAAAGCTACAGCTTAGACAAAGTAAAAGCATTCTTCGAAGCTTGGAAACCTAAAAAATAA